One Gordonia pseudamarae genomic window, CACCTCGCACGTCAGATGGTCATCGCCTCGCGCACGGCCTGCTCCGAGCCTGCCCCACCGGCACCCGAGGACGTCATCCGCCCGCTTTCGAGGACGTAGTAGCGTTGCGCGGCACCGAGCGCGAACCCGATGTGCTGTTCCACGAGCAGTACGCCCAGACCGCCGCGCTCGGTCAGCGAGGTGATGGTCTGCTCGATCTCGGCGACCACCGACGGCTGGATGCCCTCGGTCGGCTCGTCGAGGATCAGCATCTTCGGTTCGGTGATCAGTGCCCGCGCGATCGCCAGCTGCTGGCGCTGGCCGCCCGAGAGCAGGCCCGCCCGGCGTCCGAGCAGATCCTTGAGTGCCGGGAACAGGTCGAGCATCTCACCGATCAGTTCTTTACCGCGTGTGCGGCCATCGGCCACCACCTGCAGGTTCTCTGCCGTCGTCAGTTGCGGGAAGCTCTGCTGTCCCTGTGGCACATAGGCGATGCCACGGCGCACCCGTCCGCTCGGCCGCAACGACGAGATGTCCTCGCCGTCGAACAGGATCTTTCCCGAGTTCGTCTTCACCAGACCGACCGCCGCCCGCAGCAGGGTGGTCTTGCCGGCGCCGTTGTGTCCCATCACCGCGACCACCCCGTCGGCTGGAACCTCAAGGCTCACACCGTGAATCACTTCCGTCCGGCCGTATCCGGCGCGCACGTCCTCCAAAACCAGCATGCTCACTCCTTCTCCGCGGACGCATCGGCGTCGGCACTCCCGACAGGGGCACTCCCGACAGCGGCGGCGGTACCGAGGTAGACCTCCTGCACCTTCGGGTTGGCCTGCACCTGGGCGACCGACCCTTCGGCGATCACCTTGCCCCGGGCCAGAACCGACACCGACGTGGCGAACGACCGCATGAAATCCATATCGTGCTCGACGACGACGACCGTCCGTTCACCGCCGATACGACGCAGCAACTGACCGGTTTCCTCGCGTTCCTCGCCGCTCATACCGGCCACCGGTTCGTCGAGCAGCAGAACGGACGCGTTCTGCACCAACAGCATTCCGATCTCCAGCCACTGCTTCTGACCGTGTGCGAGCACCCCGGCCTTGGTCTCGCGATGATCGGCCAGACCGATCGTCTCCAGTACCTCGAGAATGTCGTCGGGAATCTGCGCCGGACGCCTGCGCAGCATCGTCCACACCGACCGGCCCGCGCCCGCCGCGATGTCCAGGTTCTGCAACACCGTCAGTTCCTCGAAGACGCTCGCGGTCTGGAAGGTCCGGCCGATGCCGAGCCGGGCGATCTGGTGGACCTTCTTGCCCACCACCTCGACACCCGACTTCTGGATGGAGCCGGTGGCTTTCACCAGACCGGTGATCGCGTCGATGATGGTGGTCTTGCCCGCGCCGTTGGGTCCGATGAGGAAGCGCAGGTCGCCCTGCATCAGAGTCAGGTCCACACCGTCGACGGCCCGAAAGCCGTCGAATTGCACTGCAAGGTTGCGGATCTGCAGGTATTCGCTGTCCATGCCCGCGTTGCCGCCGGCGATCGGTCCCGGGGGCGTGTCGGTGGTGGTTGTCTGTGCGGCCGGACTCATGGCGTCTTGGCCCCTTCCGCGGGTACGGTGCCCGCATCGGTGGTGATGGTCGCGATATCGGAGGTCGCCGACGGATGCGTATCGGACCGCTTCTTCCGGCGACGGGCCACCGCGCCGAGGCCGGCCAGGCCCGCCGGGAAGAATCCGACGACCAAGATGAAGATCAGGCCCTGTGCGTAAGTCCAGCCGGACGGAAAGTTCTCCGACAGGCTCGTCTGCGCCCAGGCCACCGCGATAGCGCCGAGGACGGGTCCGAGCAGTGTGGTGCGTCCGCCGATGGCCACCCCGATGAGGAACGCGATCGAGGGCACCACGCCGATGTCGTTGGGCGAGACGATCCCGACGATCGGTACGAAGAGCGCTCCGGCGATGCTGGCGAACAGTGCGGCCACCGCGTAGGCGACCACCTTCACGTTGGCCGGATCGTAACCGAGGAAGCGGACCCGCTCTTCCTGATCACGCACAGCCACAAGGAGTTCCCCATATCGGCTGTACATGATCTGCCGGGTGATGGCCACGATGATCAGCAATGTCGCCGCGGTGATGAAGAACAGCAGCCGCCGGTTGGCCGGGTCGTTGAGCGCGAGACCGAAGAAGCTCCGGAAGTAGTTGAGGCCGTTGCTGCCGCCGGTGGTCTTCTGCTGACCGATCAGCAGCGTGGCGAACGCGGCCACCAGCGCCTGCGACAGGATCGCGAAGTAGGCGCCCTTGACCTTGCGTTTGAACACCCCGAGACCGAGCACCACCGCGACCAGCACCGGGAGTACCACGATGCCCACGATGGTCACCACCGGTGAGGTGAACGGCACCCAGTAGCCGGGAAGTTCGGTCAGGCCCGCGGTCTGCATGAAGTCGGGCACGTCCTGGCCACGCAGTTCGGCGTCGGCGATCTTCAAGTGCATCGCCATCATGTACGCGCCCAGGCCGAAGAACACGCCCTGCCCGAGGGTGAGCATGCCGCCACGCCCCCAGGCCAGGCCGATACCGACCGCGACGATGCCGAAGCACAGGTACTTGCCCAACTGGTTGAGACGGAAGTCCGAGAGCATCGCGGGGGCGATCGCGAAGAGTACGATCGCGGCGATCGCGAAGCCCGCGTATACCTTCCAGCTGTTCGCGAGATTGTTCCTCACACCAGACTCCTCGTCCGGACCGTGAACAGGCCCTGCGGTTTGACCTGCAACGCGATCACGA contains:
- the urtD gene encoding urea ABC transporter ATP-binding protein UrtD, with product MSPAAQTTTTDTPPGPIAGGNAGMDSEYLQIRNLAVQFDGFRAVDGVDLTLMQGDLRFLIGPNGAGKTTIIDAITGLVKATGSIQKSGVEVVGKKVHQIARLGIGRTFQTASVFEELTVLQNLDIAAGAGRSVWTMLRRRPAQIPDDILEVLETIGLADHRETKAGVLAHGQKQWLEIGMLLVQNASVLLLDEPVAGMSGEEREETGQLLRRIGGERTVVVVEHDMDFMRSFATSVSVLARGKVIAEGSVAQVQANPKVQEVYLGTAAAVGSAPVGSADADASAEKE
- the urtC gene encoding urea ABC transporter permease subunit UrtC, translating into MRNNLANSWKVYAGFAIAAIVLFAIAPAMLSDFRLNQLGKYLCFGIVAVGIGLAWGRGGMLTLGQGVFFGLGAYMMAMHLKIADAELRGQDVPDFMQTAGLTELPGYWVPFTSPVVTIVGIVVLPVLVAVVLGLGVFKRKVKGAYFAILSQALVAAFATLLIGQQKTTGGSNGLNYFRSFFGLALNDPANRRLLFFITAATLLIIVAITRQIMYSRYGELLVAVRDQEERVRFLGYDPANVKVVAYAVAALFASIAGALFVPIVGIVSPNDIGVVPSIAFLIGVAIGGRTTLLGPVLGAIAVAWAQTSLSENFPSGWTYAQGLIFILVVGFFPAGLAGLGAVARRRKKRSDTHPSATSDIATITTDAGTVPAEGAKTP
- the urtE gene encoding urea ABC transporter ATP-binding subunit UrtE; this translates as MLVLEDVRAGYGRTEVIHGVSLEVPADGVVAVMGHNGAGKTTLLRAAVGLVKTNSGKILFDGEDISSLRPSGRVRRGIAYVPQGQQSFPQLTTAENLQVVADGRTRGKELIGEMLDLFPALKDLLGRRAGLLSGGQRQQLAIARALITEPKMLILDEPTEGIQPSVVAEIEQTITSLTERGGLGVLLVEQHIGFALGAAQRYYVLESGRMTSSGAGGAGSEQAVREAMTI